TAGCGCTCTGGGTGAACGGCTGAAGCGTCTAAAGGATGTTCGGCGTTTCTGATGCGAAGGAATCCTGCTGCTTGCTCGAATGCCTTCTCCCCTAAACGTGGAACCTTCTTCAATTCGCGGCGCGAAGTGAATGGGCCGTTCTCTTTGCGGAAGTTAACAATTTGCTGTGCAAGTGCTGGTCCTAAGCCAGAAATATAAGATAGGATTTGCTTAGAAGCTGTATTTAATTCGACACCTACGGCATTTACACATGAAATCACCGTGTCGTCCAATGCAGACTGCAACTTATTCTGATCGACATCATGCTGGTATTGACCAACACCGATAGATTTAGGATCGATTTTTACGAGTTCTGCCAAAGGATCCATCAAACGTCTACCGATAGATACAGCGCCACGCACCGTAACATCCTGATCCGGGAATTCCTCACGTGCGGTCTCGGATGCAGAGTAAATCGATGCACCGCTCTCATTGACCATTACGATGACCACATTCGCTAACTTCATCTTACGAACAAAATCTTCCGTTTCTCGGCCTGCTGTACCATTACCAATAGCAATCGCTTCGACATCGTACTTCGAAACTAGGTGTTTGATTGCCTTTTCAGCTTCCAGGGCAGCATTTGCTCCACTATGGGGATACACTGCTGTATTTTCTAAAAGATTGCCCTGAGCGTCTAAAACTACGGTCTTACAGCCCGTGCGGAAACCAGGGTCTAAAGCTAGTAAGCGCTTTTGACCAAGCGGAGCCGCTAATAACAATTGGCGCACATTATCTGCAAAAACTTTGATAGCTTCCTCATCGGCCTTTTGTCTGGTCAATACGCGAATTTCTGTTTCCATGGATGGTTTCAGAAGACGCTTGTAACTATCCATCATTGCTAATTCCACCTGCTTTGAAGCCTCGTTATTTCCCTTCACAAATTGCTTAGCAATTTTAGGAAGTACATTTTCCTCTGCCACTTCAATATCCAGGTAAAGCAATTCCTCTTTCTCACCGCGGCGCATCGCCAAAACACGATGCGAAGGCGCATCTTTTAAGGACTCAGACCATTCGTAATAGTCTTTGAACTTCAAGGCTGCCTCCTCTTTGCCCGGCACGACACGTGAAACAAATTCGCCTTTATTCAAGAATACCTGACGGGTATTTGCTCTCACTTCCGCATCCTCAGCAATTTGCTCGGCAATGATATCTCTAGCCCCTGCCAATGCTTCTTCTAGGGAAGAAACGCCTTTCTCTTCATCTAGATAGGCAGCAGCTTCATTTTCTAAATCGATATTATTTTGAGCTAAAATTAGCTCTGCTAAAGGGGCAAGTCCTTTTTCGCGAGCTACGGAAGCACGCGTTTTGCGCTTAGGTTTGTATGGTAGATAAATATCTTCCAATATCGCCATCGTCTCGGCCGCTTTCACTTGCTCTTCTAAGGCAGGTGTTAACTTGCCCTGATCGGTAATAGATTTTAAGACAGCTTCCTTACGTTTATCTAAATCACGTAGCTGTTGAATTCTATCGCGAATAGCCGTAATCTGCACCTCATCAAGACTACCCGTCAACTCTTTTCTGTAACGAGAAATAAACGGGATGGTCGCGCCCTCATCCAATAATGCGATTGTTGTACGAACTTGTTTCTCAGCAAGAGATAATTCTTGCGAAACGATCATTTCGTGTGATGTCATCATAAAAATTAAAATGAAAAACAAAGCTGTTGAAGGATTTCAACAGCTTAGGCATATAATAAAATAATATTGTTAGGCATTTTTTGTAGGCTCTTCTTTCGAAGGATTATTATCAGTGGAAGGAGTATCCTCTGTATTCGTCTCAGCAGCTTCATCTGAAGGTGTTTCTGGACTATCATTATTTGCAAAATGATCATTGTAGCCATAACTGTAATAATCATCAGCAGTAGGTGTTTGATAAGGCTGATGTTCGTATGTACCCGATGGTGCTGTAAATTGAGGCGCCTTCTTCTCTTTCTTCGCTAGTCCTTCGCCGTTCTCTCCAGTCACCTCGCTGGTCTCCTCAGGCTTCTGCTCCGCCACGCGCGTCTCAGGCTCCTTCTCTATATCAGCTTTAACATCCTCTATCTCCTTTTCAAAATTATTGATCTGATCGGATATCTCGCGCTTAATCCCTTCTGAGGCATCTTTAAACTCACGGATTCCACGTCCCAATCCTCTAGCTAACTCTGGTAATTTCTTACCACCAAACAACAACAAGGCCACCAAAACGATCAACATCATCTCTTGAGTACCTATGTTCAAAAACGCTAAATTCATCTCTATTCCTTTTTCTAGTAGAAAGCTAAGGTAAGTTTATTATCGTTTTATATCAATATCTCGCTGTAATTATTTCGAAACAAAATCAAGGGAAAGAAGGAAAAAATAAGGGAGAGATTGGGATATAATCGAGTAGGAAGATAGGGATTATTTCCCTATCTGTCCTCTCACACCACCCGGCATACGGATCCGTACCAAGGCGGTTTGTTAGAATAACGTCGTTTGATGCGTTGTTCTCCAGTAATAGTAGTCTGCAAATCCTTCGTAACCTAATTTAGTAAAGTATGAGTTTGTTAGCGTTGTTTGAACGATAGGACTTGTCCCTGTCCGAGTATAGGATTTACGGGTGTTCGCATGTTGGTAGGCAAGCCAGCGTTGGGCTCCCAGTTTCATTAAGTTCCGAATTCGATTACCTGCCGTCTTCCATTGTTTCCAAAGCAGAACACGCAAGCGTCTTCGCACTAGTTTATCTAGTGCTACCATCACCTTCTTATTCGTTGCTATACGAAAGTAATCCACCCAGCCGTGAATAATTTACCGTAGTTTAGTCAGTCGCTCATGCATAGGAGTGACTGTATTACGTCGAGTATTTTGACGTAACTTCTCTCGGATTCGTTCGATACTCTTTGCAGAGATACGAATCTGCCAATCTCCTTGAGTTTTGAAGAAACTAAAGCCGAGTAAACTACTTTGGGAAGGTCTGCTTAACTTACTCTTTTCACGGTTCACTTTCAGCTTTAGTGTAGATTCGATGTAGCTGGTGATGTTGCGCATAATACGAGTGGCGGATTTATTGCTCTTCGTGTAGATACTACAGTCATCCGCATAGCGTACAAATCGATGTCCACGGGAGCTGAGTTCCGTATCCAGTTCGTTCAGGATGATGTTTGACAAAAGTGGACTTAAAGGACTGCCCTGTGGTGTGCCCTTGGTTCGCTTTTGTTCAAGACCATGATCCATAATCCCACAACGAAGGTATTTCCCGATCAGGGCTAGGACTCGACGATCCGTAATCTTCTTGCTCAAAAGGTGCATCAGTTTGTCGTGGTTCACTTGATCGAAGAATTGTTCCAAATCAAGTTCAACGACCCACGTGTAGCCCAAGTTCAGATACTCTTGCGCTTTACTGACGGCCTGATGAGCATTACGATTCGCACGGAAGCCGTAGCTGTTATCGTGAAAATCACCCTCATACTTTAACCCAAGCCATTGGGAAATGCTTTGCTGAATAACTCGGTCGATGACCGTTGGAATACCCAGCATACGCTTGCCGCCACTTGCTTTGGGAATCTCTACTTTCCGAACAGCTTGTGGGCGGTAAGTGCCAGAGAGAATATCCGACCGAAGGGTTTTCCAATTCGTATTGAGGTAGTCACGAAGGTTATCGATCTGCATACCATCAATCCCGCTGGCACCTCCATTAGAGATGACACGATCAACTGCGTGTTTGACATTTCGGATGTGTAATATCTCTTCCAGCATAGTATTACTAAAAAAAAAAAAATTCCTCAGGCATTGTGTCCGTTGGTTGCACAACTAGGCTAAGCTCCTCTTACATTCTACTATCGGTTTCCGACCTACCCTCATGTAAGCAGTTCTCTTAAGTGGTTCGGCTTTTAGCGCTTCGTCATAAACTTCTTGGTTCCTTTGCCATTCTAACATTCAGACCTTCCCCTGTAGAAAATAGAGAAACAGGGTACTAGTCGAGTAGATAAGGACATTTCAGTCCAAACCTCTCACAGAACCGTGCGTAAAGATCTCCCTTTACACGGCTCTTATTATCCAACCGACAACTTTATCCCTATATACCAGTGTTCAAACAGATGCGGACTTCTTTCGGAAATCTCTGACATCCATTTTATGGCTCTGACTTTTCGGTTCCGTAGCCTTTTATATTTCCGCATAGCCCATCTTACCAGTAACCTGTTCATGTGCTGAAGTACTTTGTGTAGCTCTGTTTTGTAGAAAGCTCCGTAGTAATTGATCCATCCTCTGAGGACTGGATTTATATACCGGGACAACGTTTCTAAGTCACTGCCTCCTCTTCTGTGCAATTGCCATGTCCGCATCTTTTCTCGTATGGAAACTTTAGCTTTATTGCTGACTGCAGGAAGAAAACTGGTAAAGTTCAATCCCTGTTTGGTCTGAGCTTTTCGTCTTTTGAACGTATACCCTAGAAAGTCGAAGGCAATTATGGGATAGGATTTCTGTCGTTCTTTTCTGCCACAA
The DNA window shown above is from Sphingobacterium hotanense and carries:
- a CDS encoding Tex family protein, which codes for MTSHEMIVSQELSLAEKQVRTTIALLDEGATIPFISRYRKELTGSLDEVQITAIRDRIQQLRDLDKRKEAVLKSITDQGKLTPALEEQVKAAETMAILEDIYLPYKPKRKTRASVAREKGLAPLAELILAQNNIDLENEAAAYLDEEKGVSSLEEALAGARDIIAEQIAEDAEVRANTRQVFLNKGEFVSRVVPGKEEAALKFKDYYEWSESLKDAPSHRVLAMRRGEKEELLYLDIEVAEENVLPKIAKQFVKGNNEASKQVELAMMDSYKRLLKPSMETEIRVLTRQKADEEAIKVFADNVRQLLLAAPLGQKRLLALDPGFRTGCKTVVLDAQGNLLENTAVYPHSGANAALEAEKAIKHLVSKYDVEAIAIGNGTAGRETEDFVRKMKLANVVIVMVNESGASIYSASETAREEFPDQDVTVRGAVSIGRRLMDPLAELVKIDPKSIGVGQYQHDVDQNKLQSALDDTVISCVNAVGVELNTASKQILSYISGLGPALAQQIVNFRKENGPFTSRRELKKVPRLGEKAFEQAAGFLRIRNAEHPLDASAVHPERYALVEQMAKDLNVSIPELMKDEKLRKSLDLKKYMSDEVGLPTLNDILAELAKPGLDPREQFEAFSFTEGVNSVSDLRVGMKLPGIVTNITNFGAFVDIGVHQDGLVHLSQLANHFVSDPHEVVKVQQAVMVTVTEVDEKRNRISLTMKTEEKAPRKRTERKENRAPETDMASKLAALASKFK
- a CDS encoding Sec-independent protein translocase subunit TatA/TatB, yielding MNLAFLNIGTQEMMLIVLVALLLFGGKKLPELARGLGRGIREFKDASEGIKREISDQINNFEKEIEDVKADIEKEPETRVAEQKPEETSEVTGENGEGLAKKEKKAPQFTAPSGTYEHQPYQTPTADDYYSYGYNDHFANNDSPETPSDEAAETNTEDTPSTDNNPSKEEPTKNA
- a CDS encoding group II intron maturase-specific domain-containing protein — protein: MIHGWVDYFRIATNKKVMVALDKLVRRRLRVLLWKQWKTAGNRIRNLMKLGAQRWLAYQHANTRKSYTRTGTSPIVQTTLTNSYFTKLGYEGFADYYYWRTTHQTTLF
- the ltrA gene encoding group II intron reverse transcriptase/maturase yields the protein MLEEILHIRNVKHAVDRVISNGGASGIDGMQIDNLRDYLNTNWKTLRSDILSGTYRPQAVRKVEIPKASGGKRMLGIPTVIDRVIQQSISQWLGLKYEGDFHDNSYGFRANRNAHQAVSKAQEYLNLGYTWVVELDLEQFFDQVNHDKLMHLLSKKITDRRVLALIGKYLRCGIMDHGLEQKRTKGTPQGSPLSPLLSNIILNELDTELSSRGHRFVRYADDCSIYTKSNKSATRIMRNITSYIESTLKLKVNREKSKLSRPSQSSLLGFSFFKTQGDWQIRISAKSIERIREKLRQNTRRNTVTPMHERLTKLR